The uncultured Celeribacter sp. genome includes the window CCCGGCTCTCGGAACGCGGTGCGACGCTGATGCTGCTGTTCGATATTTCGCAGCTTTCAGCCCTGTTGTATCTGTCAGGCGGGTTGAACAATCCCTTTGCCCTGCTCATTCTGGCACCGGTGTCGATTGCCGCCTCGGCACTGCGTCCGAAACCGGCCATACTGACTGGCGGCGTCGCCATCGCACTGGTCAGCCTGATCGCGCTTTATCACATCCCGCTGGAAACACTGGCCGGGGACGTGCTCGCCCTGCCACAGATTTTCCTCATGGGAAGTTGGGCCAGTATCGTCATCGGCGTGATTTTTCTGGGTGTGTTTTCGTGGAAAGTGGCCTCGGAAATCCACACCATGTCCGAAGCCCTTCTGGCCACACAAATGGCGCTGACTCGCGAACAGAAACTCACCGATCTTGGCGGTGTCGTCGCCGCAGCCGCGCATGAGCTGGGCACGCCGCTGGCCACCATCAAGCTGGTGTCAAGCGAGCTTCTGGACGATCTGTCAGATCACCCGGATCTGCGCGACGACGCACAGCTGATCAACGAACAGGCAGACCGCTGCCGCGATATTCTGCGCTCCATGGGACAGGCGGGCAAAGATGACCTCCACATGCGCTTTGCCCCGCTGCAGGCCGTGGTCGAAGAAGCCGCACAGCCGCATATGACCCGCGGGCGCGATGTGAAACTGCAGATCCTCGGCAGCGACGATGACAGTCCACAACCCTATGTCTATCGCCGCCCGGAAATCATCCATGGGCTGCGCAATCTCGTGCAGAACGCCGTC containing:
- a CDS encoding ActS/PrrB/RegB family redox-sensitive histidine kinase, with product MSDTSDDLITEERRSNWVRLRTLIALRWIAITGQVATIILAISVFHLKFELGGFAMVIGASVILNIVTTFVFPENTRLSERGATLMLLFDISQLSALLYLSGGLNNPFALLILAPVSIAASALRPKPAILTGGVAIALVSLIALYHIPLETLAGDVLALPQIFLMGSWASIVIGVIFLGVFSWKVASEIHTMSEALLATQMALTREQKLTDLGGVVAAAAHELGTPLATIKLVSSELLDDLSDHPDLRDDAQLINEQADRCRDILRSMGQAGKDDLHMRFAPLQAVVEEAAQPHMTRGRDVKLQILGSDDDSPQPYVYRRPEIIHGLRNLVQNAVDFAETTVWIDVAWSKRSVSVRIIDDGAGFPASVLGRIGDPFVRRRRSDREHQKNRPGYEGMGLGLFIAKTLLERTGAEIAFANGSDRHDLHLHAGRRSGAIVELTWQKALICVEEGKESQALGENTPF